Proteins from one Rosa chinensis cultivar Old Blush chromosome 7, RchiOBHm-V2, whole genome shotgun sequence genomic window:
- the LOC112177041 gene encoding protein DENND6A isoform X2, with protein MSRSPSFSVKSEFSPKLDPESLQQWVVAFCIIRFDLEQGQLIEECYPPGCLTQDEELEIAFSSFPDSVSQHQNRSSIHDCIFFFRFRRRERLQMDNVASTEITESNKKLPTNSPDVKPPRSSKSNNISDTSRYMYGYVFNRQRHDERLKRGGEQKSVVILSHSPFSSVFRPLLQIMGPLYFDIGRKALEHIAAYVSMWPCPVPGKLMELPIGNAALKVNLPPAHSLPSESGMLFEESASSMAPFLPNNQSVPQGLFHDSDLFGIFRGLLLQLWVLWELLLIGEPILIIAPTPPQCSEAVAGLVSLVAPLLCSVDFRPYFTIHDPEFAQLNSLHEGDTFPPMILGVTNLFFLKSLRNMPHVVSVGSPAPNTNRLPFSSRSSTGRLSGRPEGFGLQQLSLKRFSPSNLLNAVKLRRDGPLCLMTEHKEAIWSTYAATTKPDTSILNRLIDAGMSPRVEESMSVVNNEILRRHFLELTTNFLAPFGPYFKTRTPSEGSSPFVDPPPLVPYNDNEFLASLSARGPGKFLSKRMRSNWLDLYRRFLQGPNFTPWFQRRRTVAEQEQDRLWKQARINTDIHQLISKMSELEVVDSFNAIERHILGETQQSGSDGTDSTDSAATCQKLKRDLQAVFNVLPKDVQQLLLLNPERAALLKGSSENKNLPGTPPIQIGSPTSPR; from the exons ATGAGTCGTTCCCCTTCATTTTCAGTGAAGTCGGAATTTAGTCCAAAGCTTGATCCAGAATCTTTGCAGCAAtgggttgtggctttttgtATCATCAGATTTGATCTTGAACAGGGTCAGCTTATTGAAGAGTGTTACCCACCTGGTTGTCTTACGCAAGATGAGGAGCTTGAAATCGCTTTCAGTTCATTCCCAGATTCCGTTTCCCAGCATCAGAATCGCTCAAGCATTCATGACTGTATATTCTTTTTCCGGTTTCGAAGGCGGGAACGTCTTCAAATGGACAATGTGGCTTCCACAGAGATCACTGAGAGTAATAAGAAGTTACCTACAAATTCCCCAGATGTAAAACCCCCTAGAAGTTCAAAAAGTAACAACATTTCTGATACTTCAAGATACATGTATGGTTATGTCTTTAATCGACAGAGACATGATGAGAGGCTAAAACGAGGTGGGGAGCAGAAGTCTGTGGTAATTTTGTCGCACAGTCCTTTCTCTAGTGTGTTTAGACCTTTGTTACAAATCATGGGTCCTCTATATTTTGACATTGGAAGGAAGGCTCTTGAGCATATTGCTGCTTATGTTTCAATGTGGCCGTGCCCTGTACCTGGTAAGCTAATGGAGCTTCCTATTGGGAATGCTGCTCTGAAAGTGAACTTACCACCCGCCCACAGCTTGCCCTCAGAAAGTGGGATGTTGTTTGAAGAATCTGCATCCTCTATGGCTCCTTTTCTTCCTAATAATCAGTCAGTCCCACAGGGTCTTTTTCATGACTCAGATCTATTCGGCATCTTTAGGGGTCTATTGTTGCAGCTTTGGGTTCTGTGGGAGTTGTTACTTATTGGTGAGCCCATTCTTATCATAGCTCCTACACCTCCACAATGTTCTGAGGCTGTTGCTGGTCTTGTGAGTTTGGTAGCACCTCTACTTTGTAGTGTTGATTTTAGACCTTATTTCACCATCCATGACCCGGAATTTGCCCAGCTCAACTCGCTTCATGAAGGAGACACTTTTCCTCCTATGATTTTGGGTGTTACTAACCTCTTTTTCCTTAAATCTCTCCGTAATATGCCCCACGTTGTTTCTGTCGGAAGCCCTGCTCCTAATACCAACCGACTTCCTTTTTCTAGTAGGTCCTCTACTGGAAGACTTTCAGGTAGACCAGAAGGGTTTGGTCTTCAACAGCTTTCCCTTAAAAGATTTTCTCCTTCAAACTTGTTGAATGCTGTCAAGTTAAGGAGAGATGGTCCTCTTTGTCTCATGACAGAGCATAAGGAAGCCATTTGGAGCACTTATGCTGCAACAACTAAGCCTGACACTTCTATCCTCAATAGGCTTATAGATGCTGGGATGTCACCACGGGTTGAGGAGTCAATGTCAGTTGTTAACAATGAGATACTACGGCGTCATTTCTTGGAGCTCACCACCAACTTTTTGGCGCCTTTTGGTCCATATTTTAAGACTAGAACACCTTCAGAAGGATCTTCTCCGTTTGTCGATCCTCCTCCTCTCGTTCCGTATAATGACAATGAATTTCTGGCAAGTTTATCAGCAAGAGGACCTGGGAAGTTTTTATCAAAAAGGATGAGATCGAACTGGCTGGACTTGTACAG GCGGTTTCTGCAAGGGCCCAACTTTACACCATGGTTTCAAAGAAGGCGTACTGTTGCTGAACAAGAGCAAGATAGACTCTGGAAGCAGGCGAGAATTAACACCGACATACATCAGTTAATATCGAAGATGTcagaattggaagttgttgattCCTTCAATGCTATTGAGAGACATATTCTTGGAGAAACACAG CAATCTGGAAGCGATGGCACAGATAGCACAGACTCTGCTGCGACTTGCCAAAAGCTAAAGCGAGATCTGCAGGCAGTTTTCAATGTGCTTCCCAAGGACGTGCAACAACTTCTACTTCTTAACCCAGAAAGGGCAGCTCTTCTGAAAGGAAGCTCTGAAAATAAAAACCTTCCGGGGACCCCGCCTATACAAATTGGATCGCCAACGTCACCAAGGTAG
- the LOC112177041 gene encoding protein DENND6A isoform X1, whose amino-acid sequence MSRSPSFSVKSEFSPKLDPESLQQWVVAFCIIRFDLEQGQLIEECYPPGCLTQDEELEIAFSSFPDSVSQHQNRSSIHDCIFFFRFRRRERLQMDNVASTEITESNKKLPTNSPDVKPPRSSKSNNISDTSRYMYGYVFNRQRHDERLKRGGEQKSVVILSHSPFSSVFRPLLQIMGPLYFDIGRKALEHIAAYVSMWPCPVPGKLMELPIGNAALKVNLPPAHSLPSESGMLFEESASSMAPFLPNNQSVPQGLFHDSDLFGIFRGLLLQLWVLWELLLIGEPILIIAPTPPQCSEAVAGLVSLVAPLLCSVDFRPYFTIHDPEFAQLNSLHEGDTFPPMILGVTNLFFLKSLRNMPHVVSVGSPAPNTNRLPFSSRSSTGRLSGRPEGFGLQQLSLKRFSPSNLLNAVKLRRDGPLCLMTEHKEAIWSTYAATTKPDTSILNRLIDAGMSPRVEESMSVVNNEILRRHFLELTTNFLAPFGPYFKTRTPSEGSSPFVDPPPLVPYNDNEFLASLSARGPGKFLSKRMRSNWLDLYRRFLQGPNFTPWFQRRRTVAEQEQDRLWKQARINTDIHQLISKMSELEVVDSFNAIERHILGETQLQQSGSDGTDSTDSAATCQKLKRDLQAVFNVLPKDVQQLLLLNPERAALLKGSSENKNLPGTPPIQIGSPTSPR is encoded by the exons ATGAGTCGTTCCCCTTCATTTTCAGTGAAGTCGGAATTTAGTCCAAAGCTTGATCCAGAATCTTTGCAGCAAtgggttgtggctttttgtATCATCAGATTTGATCTTGAACAGGGTCAGCTTATTGAAGAGTGTTACCCACCTGGTTGTCTTACGCAAGATGAGGAGCTTGAAATCGCTTTCAGTTCATTCCCAGATTCCGTTTCCCAGCATCAGAATCGCTCAAGCATTCATGACTGTATATTCTTTTTCCGGTTTCGAAGGCGGGAACGTCTTCAAATGGACAATGTGGCTTCCACAGAGATCACTGAGAGTAATAAGAAGTTACCTACAAATTCCCCAGATGTAAAACCCCCTAGAAGTTCAAAAAGTAACAACATTTCTGATACTTCAAGATACATGTATGGTTATGTCTTTAATCGACAGAGACATGATGAGAGGCTAAAACGAGGTGGGGAGCAGAAGTCTGTGGTAATTTTGTCGCACAGTCCTTTCTCTAGTGTGTTTAGACCTTTGTTACAAATCATGGGTCCTCTATATTTTGACATTGGAAGGAAGGCTCTTGAGCATATTGCTGCTTATGTTTCAATGTGGCCGTGCCCTGTACCTGGTAAGCTAATGGAGCTTCCTATTGGGAATGCTGCTCTGAAAGTGAACTTACCACCCGCCCACAGCTTGCCCTCAGAAAGTGGGATGTTGTTTGAAGAATCTGCATCCTCTATGGCTCCTTTTCTTCCTAATAATCAGTCAGTCCCACAGGGTCTTTTTCATGACTCAGATCTATTCGGCATCTTTAGGGGTCTATTGTTGCAGCTTTGGGTTCTGTGGGAGTTGTTACTTATTGGTGAGCCCATTCTTATCATAGCTCCTACACCTCCACAATGTTCTGAGGCTGTTGCTGGTCTTGTGAGTTTGGTAGCACCTCTACTTTGTAGTGTTGATTTTAGACCTTATTTCACCATCCATGACCCGGAATTTGCCCAGCTCAACTCGCTTCATGAAGGAGACACTTTTCCTCCTATGATTTTGGGTGTTACTAACCTCTTTTTCCTTAAATCTCTCCGTAATATGCCCCACGTTGTTTCTGTCGGAAGCCCTGCTCCTAATACCAACCGACTTCCTTTTTCTAGTAGGTCCTCTACTGGAAGACTTTCAGGTAGACCAGAAGGGTTTGGTCTTCAACAGCTTTCCCTTAAAAGATTTTCTCCTTCAAACTTGTTGAATGCTGTCAAGTTAAGGAGAGATGGTCCTCTTTGTCTCATGACAGAGCATAAGGAAGCCATTTGGAGCACTTATGCTGCAACAACTAAGCCTGACACTTCTATCCTCAATAGGCTTATAGATGCTGGGATGTCACCACGGGTTGAGGAGTCAATGTCAGTTGTTAACAATGAGATACTACGGCGTCATTTCTTGGAGCTCACCACCAACTTTTTGGCGCCTTTTGGTCCATATTTTAAGACTAGAACACCTTCAGAAGGATCTTCTCCGTTTGTCGATCCTCCTCCTCTCGTTCCGTATAATGACAATGAATTTCTGGCAAGTTTATCAGCAAGAGGACCTGGGAAGTTTTTATCAAAAAGGATGAGATCGAACTGGCTGGACTTGTACAG GCGGTTTCTGCAAGGGCCCAACTTTACACCATGGTTTCAAAGAAGGCGTACTGTTGCTGAACAAGAGCAAGATAGACTCTGGAAGCAGGCGAGAATTAACACCGACATACATCAGTTAATATCGAAGATGTcagaattggaagttgttgattCCTTCAATGCTATTGAGAGACATATTCTTGGAGAAACACAG CTGCAGCAATCTGGAAGCGATGGCACAGATAGCACAGACTCTGCTGCGACTTGCCAAAAGCTAAAGCGAGATCTGCAGGCAGTTTTCAATGTGCTTCCCAAGGACGTGCAACAACTTCTACTTCTTAACCCAGAAAGGGCAGCTCTTCTGAAAGGAAGCTCTGAAAATAAAAACCTTCCGGGGACCCCGCCTATACAAATTGGATCGCCAACGTCACCAAGGTAG